The nucleotide sequence TGAAAATTCGGAAGAACTTACTCATTATGATCTTACATTGAACAGCAGAAGGCTTGGCTTTGAAAAGGCCGCTGAACTTATCATTTCTGCGGCAGAAAATATTTAAAATTCAGGTAACCCATAGTTTAAGCTATTTTTTATAAAAAAGGAAGGTAGAAAGTTATGAAAAAGTTAGTCGCAATTATGTTGGGAATTGCTGTGTGTGCATCTCTTACAGCGTGTGGAAGTTCTAACAGCAGTCAGCCTGCTCCTGATGCGAAGGCAACTGAAGCTGCTGCAACTGGGGCAGCAGAAGCCGATACAGCTTCAGCAGGAGGAGAAAAACACTTTACTATAGCAACAGATACAGCATTCAGACCTTTTGAATATACAAATGCAGAGGGAAAATTCGAGGGAATTGATGTGGATATCCTTGCAGCGATCGCCAAAGATCAGGGCTTTACCTATGATCTCAATTCACTTGGATGGGACGCTTCAATTGCAGCATGTCAGGCTGGTCAGGCTGATGGAATGATCGCAGGAGCTTCCATTACAGATGAAAGAAAAGAAAGCGGCTGGATTTTCTCTGACGGATATTATAATGCTACACAGTGCGTATCTGTAGCAGCTTCATCTGATGCGAAGGGCTTTGAGGATCTTTCCGGTACAACTGTAGCCGTAAAGACCGGTACACAGGGCGCAAGTTATGCTGAAAGTGTAAAAGACCAGTATGGATTCGAAATTTCTTATTTCGAGGATTCACCTACAATGTACCAGGCTGTTATCGGCGGACAGTGCTCAGGCTGCTTTGAAGATACTCCGATCATCAAGGCTTACATCCAGCAGGATGGTCTTGAATTAAAGACCCTTGACAGCACAGAAAACGAAGGCTCACCTTATGGTTTCGCTGTCTTCTCCGCAGACAAGCAGGAACTCGTAGATCTCTTCAACGCCGGTCTCGCCAACATTAAAGCCAACGGTGAATACGACAAGATCGTTAAAAAATATCTCGGTGAATGATCATAGACATAAATTTATAGGTATAAGATAAACGATAGTGGAGCAGTAAAATGATTGAGATAATCACAGTTTACGGAAGACTAATGCTGACAGCGATGGGGCAGACATTGCTGCTGGCTTTGTGCGGGCTCTTTTTCGCGTGCATTTTAGGTCTTATTTTTGGAATAATGAGCGTAGTCAGGAATACTGCCTGTAACGTTATAGCAACGATATTCGTTGATGTGATAAGAGGCGTACCGATGATAGTGCTTGCTTATTTCATATTTTTTGGAATCCCCTTCTTTTGGAATAATATACTAAAGATCGGTGGACTTACACTTACGGCGCTTACTGCCGGAACCATATGTCTGGCACTCAATTGCGGTGCATATATGGCGGAGATCATCAGAGCAGGAATACAGAGCGTGGATAAGGGACAGATGGAGGCTGCGAGATCACTTGGACTCTCATATGCAACATCAATGAGAAGAGTAGTTTTGCCGCAGGCGATCAGAACAATGATACCAAGTATCATAAATCAGTTCATTATTACTCTTAAGGATACATCAATCCTTTCGGTTATTGGCTTCCCTGAGCTTGTTAATACCACGAAAAATGTTGTTGCTGTTACATTCAAATCCTTTCAGGCGTGGATCATTGCCGGCGCAATGTATCTGATAGTTATAACATTGCTTTCGAGGCTGGCAAAGAATTTTGAGAGGAGGCTGAATCGTGGCAGAGACTAATAAAAGTAAAAGTCCGAGAATTCAGGTTTCCCATTTGAGTAAGAAATTTGGAGAACTTGAAGTCTTAAAAGATATAAGCATGGATATCGAGGAAGGCGAGGTTGTTGTTATTCTCGGACCTTCGGGATCAGGAAAATCCACTTTTTTAAGATGCCTTAACAGGCTTGAAACAGCCAGCGGCGGAAGTATTCTTATAAATGGATATGATATTTGCGATAAAAAAATTGATATAAATAAGGCTCGTGAAAATATCGGTATGGTATTCCAGCATTTTAATCTCTTTAATAACATGGATGTTATGGGAAATATGATGCTTGCACCTACGGAATTAAAGAAATTTTCCAAAACTGAAGCGGCAAAAAGAGCTGAAGATCTTTTGACGCGGGTAGGGATGCAGGATAAGATCCATGCTTTTCCTTCCCAGCTTTCCGGGGGACAGAAACAACGTGTTGCTATTGCAAGAGCATTGGCGATGAATCCGAATGTAATGCTTTTTGACGAGCCTACATCTGCACTTGATCCTGAAATGGTAGGTGAAGTTTTAGCTGTAATGAAACAGCTTGCAGGTGAAGGAATGACGATGATCGTAGTCACACACGAGATCGGATTTGCAAGAGAAGTAGCCAATAGAGTTGTCTTTATGGAGGGTGGATATATTGTCGAAGAAGGCAGCCCTGATGAAGTTATCAATCACCCTAAAGAGGCCAGAACCATTGATTTCTTAAGCAAAGTTCTTTGATTTTTAACTTATTAGTACCCGATTAAATACAAAATCAGACCTTTATTTATGATAGAATTGTTTTATAAAATGTCAGTGGGGGTCTGACGGATTGGAGATATCGGTATGAATGATTCGACTCGAAGTGATCTTATAGGCCAGCTTTCAGCTTCTGTTGGATTAGCTGGTAAACTTGACAATGCTGGAACAAAAGTAGATGGATCTACAAGAACTATTTACAGTAACGGAAATGTGTTTTATACCTATCAGGAAATTGAAAATGCGCGAAAGGCTATGTTTATGGAACTAAAGAGCGTTGAGGAAAAATCAACATCCAAGATGTATAAAATCGCTCTTGCTGTAATGGATGACTATCTTAAAAGGGCATCTGAATCTGATAAGATAGTCGGAATGGAATAAGATGAAAATAAAAACTTCGTCATTGCAGAATTGTCATGACGAAGTTTTTTTCTTTTTATTTAGCTTTAGCGCAGCTTTCTCTGATAAACAGTTTTGGCTCAATTTTTTGCAGCAGAGGTATATTATCTTTAAGGGATGATTTAATAGCAGTGTTTACAAGGGCTTCACCAAATGCTGCATAATCATAACCCACACTGGTAAGCTGAGGCATGAAAAGAGAACATATATAAGTATTGTCATAACTAACAAGTGAAATATCCTTAGGGATCTTAAGTCCTGCTTCCCTCACAGCCCTGCTGACTCCGGCAGCAGAAATATCATTAATTGCGATTATCGCAGATGGCAGATTTTTAACTTTCATTAAATCCTTTGCACATCTATAACCCTCATCATAGCTGTATCCGCCCTGTATAACATAATCCGGATTAAATTCGATATTCTTTTCTTGAAGGATCTCTAAATATTTCTGATATTTTTCGTAAGTTGAGGTTACTTCCATATGGCCGCCCACCAGGGCGATTTTTTTATGATCCAGAGAAATTAAGTAGTCAAGTATAAGAGAAACAGCTTTTCTCTCATCAATATTCACGCGTCTGCAGGAACTTCCGTCAAGTTTTCCTGTCACAACTACAGGAGTTGTCTGGCAGATTTTATTTACAAGCTTTACATAGTCACTATTAGAAACAAGTTCATCTGTGAAACCTCCAAGCTGGATTATCGCATCAACCTGCTGCTGCCTGAGCTTTTCTAATTGCTCCGTCTGCTGCGATTCGTCTCCGTCAGAATTACACATCATTACTGTATAACCGGCTTTTTCCGCAGCTTTTGAACATGACGCCGTTAAAGTCGCATAAAAAGGGTTCTGGATGTCAGCAGCCATTATTCCTATTAATTTTCTGGACGTATCAGTGAGTCCTTTTGCAAGTGCATTAGGCTTAAAACTGTATTTTTCAATTATAGAATTGACACGATCTTTTTTATCAGCACTGACCTTTGCTTTTCCGGTCATTACTCTTGAAACAGTGGCGACAGAAACACCTGCTTCGTTCGCTATATCGTATATTGTGATGTTTTTCTCGCGCATTAATTACCTCCGGAAAATATTAGAATTATTCGTTTTTAGGAATTCTCATATTACGTTGTTCGGCTTATCTGTTTCCAACGAACGGCGCAACAGGCGAAATCTCAAGCCCAAAGATAAATTGTATTGTGCGATTATAATGAAACCGCTTTCAGCCTATGATATAGCATATAAATGGGTTGTGTCAAGCATTCGAGAAGAATTTACGGTTATTTTAAAGAAAGCACAAAATCCAACTATAATATTTAAACAAAATATATAGAGCAAATTCATTCATTCCTAACAAAAATAAATAATCGAATTTATATTTATTGACCAGTTTTAGGTATAAATGTATAATGTTTTATACATGAAAGCGGTTTCAAGGATTCGCGTTTTTTAATGAGAAACGGAATCACAATGGAGGAATTGAAACTGCGAAAGGAGAGTGTTTAATGAGAAGTTTTTGGAGAAAGAGCGTAACAGCGCTTCTTGCTGCTTCCATGACTGTTTCTACAGTTGTACCGAACGGTATCGTTACGGCTAATGCAGCAGAGACTGTTGACGCTACAGTCAAGTTGACTCCTGCTTCAGCGTCTGTATTTAATGACACTGATGGAGATGGACTTGGCGAATTCCAGGGATGGGGAACGTCCCTTTGCTGGTGGGCAAACAGAATCGGTTACAGCGATAAGCTGACCGAAAAGGCAGCCGACGCCTTTTATGGTGATGATGGTCTTAGAATGAATATCGGCCGTTACAACATTGGAGGCGGCGATAATGTTGGAGAGATCGAAGAGGTTTCAGAGAATGAAAATGCTGACATTTATGATCTTAGTTCTAATATTCTTCCGACTTTCAGCGGAAGCAGTATGAAAATCTCATCCAGCAGCAGCTATTCATCTGCAACGTATAGCCAGTCTGATGCTGATTTTGGCATTACAGCCGGAAATACCGTAGGTACGATACAGACGATCGGCTGGATCAATGCGCTAAATGCTGATGCAGGTTCCGGCGGAAATCTTCACTACACTATTCCTGTTGAAAAAAGTGGAAACTATACCATAAAAATGCTTTTCACCCTTGCAGGCAGCAACAGCAGAGGCGTAAGCATGCAGGTTACAAATGACGGTACGGACTCTGAGAATAAAATGGAGACCACAAACACTTATACCGTTGAAGCTGATGATGTAAACAGCGATATTATAGTAAGTTCAGGAAATAATAATATCTATAGAGTTACTTTCACTGATGTTGAGCTTGCAGAAGGTGATAACAAGATTGATATCGGAGGTGCCGGTTCTGACTGGTGTCTTGACTATATCAAAATGGCAGTTATAGAGTCCGGTAAAGAGGGAACTCTTCCGGAGACAAGCGATTTTTATCATGCAAGTCATATCACAAGATCTGATGCTGCAGTTCCGGGTTATGCAACAGATGTAACAAAGATAGATCTTGATGAGCATGATGAAGCATATTATGAGGATAATTTTGAAAGAGCTGATTTTGAATGTGGATATGCATGGAATTATGACTGGGATGCCGACAGCAATCAGTTTAATGTTCTTCTGGCTGCAGCTGAAAAGAGCGGAGAAGATTTCATTGCGGAAGCATTTTCAAATTCACCGCCGTATTTTATGACAGAAAGCGGATGCAGCTCGGGAAATATTGATGCAAATGAAGATAATTTAAGAGAGGATTCTTATACAGCATTTGCAACATATCTGGCTGATATTATCGCACATTGGAAAAAAGAAGGCATCGTTGATTTTGAAAGCGTAGATGCCATGAATGAGCCCTATACGGATTACTGGGGAGCATATTCGAATAAACAGGAAGGCTGTCACTTTGATCAGGGAGAATCACAGTCTGACATCATCATTGAACTTAATAAGGCACTTTCAGAAAACGGGATCAACGATATAGTTATCAGTGCATCTGATGAAACAAGCATTGATACAGCTATTACTTCCTATGAAGCTTTATCAGATGAAGCAAAGGATATCGTAAACAGAATCGATACTCATACCTACAGCGGTTCTAAACGTTCAGAACTTTGTGAACTTGCTCAGAACGAAGGCAAAAACCTCTGGATGAGTGAAGTTGACGGAGGCTCAACAGCAGGAACTGATGCAGGAGAAATGGGTGCAGCTCTTTGGCTTGCAGAGAGAATAAAGACTGATGTGAGTGGTCTTGAATCATCAGCGTGGATTCTCTGGAATGCGATCGATGCCCATATCGATGAGAGCGAAGCTGACTGGAGCAGCGTAGATTATACTGATGAAGATGCTCTTTATGACGATATTCCGCTTACAGAAGGTTATTGGGGAATAGCTCATGCAAATCATGACACAGAAGAGCTTCTTCTTACAAAGAAATACTACGCTTATGGACAGTTCTCGAGATATATCCGTCCGGGAATGACAATTATCGCTTCATCAGGAGACAGCCTTGCGGCTTACGATCCAGACAGTAAGGAAGTTGTTATTGTTGCGATGAATACGGATGATGAGGATCAGACCTGGAAATTCAATCTTTCGGATTTCAGCGCTATCGGAGAAGTTACAGAAGCCGTAAGAACCAGCGGAGACCTTGAAAGCGGCGAAAACTGGGCTGATGTAAAGGATTCTGATGATATTGAGCTTGATAGCAGCAAGAAGACATTTACAGCTGATATAAAAGCTAACTCTATTACGACTTATGTTGTTGATGGAATTGACTATGACAGCTCTGAGGAAACTATTGTAAGCGTTGAGGACAGCAATATTTATGCCGTAGAGGGAACTACTGCAGTCCTTCCGGATACAGTGACTGTAATGACCAGCAAAAACAACGAAAAAGAGGTTGAAGTTGACTGGGATACAGAAGGGGTAGACCTTACAGAGGCCGGAGAGATCACAGGTGATGTTGATGGATATGAGATTACGGCAAATCTCGTATTTGTAGAGCCTAATATGCAGTATTTCATTGACTGCAACAATTCAGGATCAACTTCATATACCAAGATGGATGAATATGCCGATCTTTTCAATGAAGAGCCTGACAAGGCCTATGAAGAAGGCAGCTGGGGATATCTTGACAGTTATGGAGAATATAACAGCAGCGATGTTGATGATGCATGGGCTTCAGGCTGGTATGCAAAAACAGGACAGGATATTGACTATACAATACCTCTTGAAAAGGGAGATTATAAAGTAAGCTTTGGTTTCAAGGAATGGTGGTGGAAATCCGGACGTTCTATGAAGGTTTATTCTGTTGATTCAGAAGGAACAGAAAATCTTCTTGGAACAACTTCTACTTACAACGGAAGCAATGGCTGGAATACACCTTCTTATGATCTTGAGCTTGATGAAGCTGATGATATGACATTTTCAGTAAGGAAGGCTACAAGTTCTGATCCTGTACTTTCATTCATTAAGGTTCAGCATATACTTGAACTTGATGAACTTAAGTCAGCAATGGTCAGCGCAAATGAGATAGATGCAGATTCTCTTGCAGCTTCAAAGGCTTCAAGATTAAAGAAACTGCTTGCTTCTGCTCAGTCAGCTATGCTTTCTTCTGCATCAAGTCAGGCTGATATTGATGAAATTAACTCTGAAATTGAGACATTTATCGCTTCTGACGGAGCTGCATACAGTGAATCTGAAATAGCTGCAAATGATTATCTTCTCTATCTTGTAGACTGTGCAAGTACTGATACAGCAACAGTTCCTGATGACTACAAAATGGGTCTTTATCAGTCAGTTACAGACCAGAGATATTCAGAGGATTCAGAGACCGGACTTAAATGGGGTCTTGCAGAGGATGATGAGAATTCAATAGCTATAAAAGGTGGTTCTTCAGATGGAACTCTTACAGGAACCTATTATTACACAAGCCCTGATATAAGCTATGTTTCCGGTACAAGCGGATTTAACTATTCATTCGAACTTCCGGACAGATCAAATGATGATTATCAGGTTACGGTAGGTATCAAGAATCCATGGAGCTCGAGATCGGTAGATATAGAACTTGAGGGCGAGACTGTTGCTGATGGCATTACGCTTGGACAGTCAACACTTGTTGAAAATACTTACACGACAGAGGTTACTGACGGTGAACTTAATGTCTTCGTACATAATCCTGACAGAACAAGTCAGTATGCTGATCCGATAATCAGCTATATCCTTGTAAAGGCAGTTCCCGAGTATACTTTAGACAGCCTTAAGGCATTGCTTGATTCGCAGGCAGCTGATATGGAAGGTCATGAATATTCTGAAGACAGTCAGGCAGTTTATGATAAAGCCGCTGCCGCTGCTGAAGCTCTTATTGATGCTTCATCAACAGATGCTTCTGCTATTGAGGAAGCTTATGATGATCTTACAGATGCATTTAATGCATTAGTAGAAGTATTTAAGACAAATTACAGCTCGATAACCGGTGTCAGCGGTGACAGGATCTACGATACAGACGGATTTAAGATCCAGGCTCACGGCGGACAGATCCAGCAGTTTACAATTAATGGAGAAACAAAGTATTACTGGTATGGTGAAGATAAGACTTACAGCACAGATCCTGTGACAGGTGTTCATCTTTATACTTCAGAAGACCTTTATAACTGGGATGATGAGGGCGTTGTATTAAAGACAATTCCGGTAGATGATGATGCTGAAGAATTAAGCGTTGATCTTTCTGTATTTGAGGACAATGAATATTTCAAGGATCTCTATTCTGATTATGAAGGTCTTGAGGCTGATGATTCCACCTATGATTCTAAGCTTGAAGAGACCTACTGGAATATTGCAGAAGACCGCTGCATCATGGAGAGACCTAAGGTTCTTTATAACGAAGAGACAGGCAAGTACGTTATGTGGTGGCACTGCGATGGTAAGACACCTGTTTACACCAGTTCAAATTATGCAAAGGCAAGAGCAGGTGTGGCAATAAGTGATAACCCTGCAGGTCCGTTCAAATATCTTGGCGCATATAAGCTTGCATACAGTGAAGATGCTGATCATTCCTATGATTCAGATTCAGATGAGCTTGGTGCAGTCAGAGATATGAACCTCTTTAAGGATGATGACGGAACAGCTTACATCAGTTATTCATCTGATGGAAACAGCAATACTTATATCGCAAAACTTAATGACAGCTATACAGGACTTATTAAAGACAGAGATGAGATGGTTCAGGGCGAGGATTTTGAGATAGCATTTGAAGGATCCTCAAGAGAAGCATCTGCAATGTTTAAGTATAATAATAAGTATTACATGATCACTTCAGGATGCACCGGATGGGCAGCAAATGCAGCTTCGTATGCTGTTGCCGATGATCCGCTCGGCCCCTGGACAACAATGGGTAACCCTTGCACAGATACAGGTTACAGCACTACTTATGATACTCAGAGTACTTGTGTATTCCCTGTTGATGCTGAAGCCGGTAAATTCATCTACATGGGTGACCGCTGGTTCAATCCGGATGCAGGAAAAGACCTCAGTGATTCAAGATATGTATGGCTTCCTGTAGAATTCTTAAGCGGATCAAAGATCGCTCTTAGAAGATACAGTGACTGGACCCTTGATGAGCTTGAGGATAAGGGATCATTTGAAGTTAAAACAGAACTTCCGGAAACAGTATCATCGGCAGATGCACTTAAAAGAAATCTTCCGGATAAAGTAGAAATTGAACTTACCGATGGAAGTAAAAAGACCTATGAAGTTGAATGGGATGGCTTTGATGAGATCGGTGCAATGGGAACCTATGAGATAAGCGGAACTTTAAGCAACGGAAGAGAATTTTCACATTCCGTAAATGTCGTTCCCGAGAAGACAATTTATCTCTTTGATCTTGCAGCAGAAGAGCTTGATTACAATACGGATTATTTAACAGCTGCAAGAAAGTTCCTTAATGGCAGACTTAAGAACACAGTTTCAGATGATCAGAAATATTCGGAAGAAAACGGTGCAGGTTATACAGGAGTATTAAAGAGCGAAAACAGTGATGATTATGACCTTGGAACAAAGGATTCCGGTGAGAGCATCTGGGCTCATGGTTTCTGGGCTGCTTCAAATAAATCTATAGATTATAAATTTGATCTTGAAGCAGGTGATTACACAGTTTACACAGGTTACCAGGAATGGTGGAACACTTCCAGACCTTCAGTTATTACTGTAACTGCGGAAAATGCAGGTAAGCTTACTTC is from Lachnospiraceae bacterium C1.1 and encodes:
- a CDS encoding transporter substrate-binding domain-containing protein, producing the protein MKKLVAIMLGIAVCASLTACGSSNSSQPAPDAKATEAAATGAAEADTASAGGEKHFTIATDTAFRPFEYTNAEGKFEGIDVDILAAIAKDQGFTYDLNSLGWDASIAACQAGQADGMIAGASITDERKESGWIFSDGYYNATQCVSVAASSDAKGFEDLSGTTVAVKTGTQGASYAESVKDQYGFEISYFEDSPTMYQAVIGGQCSGCFEDTPIIKAYIQQDGLELKTLDSTENEGSPYGFAVFSADKQELVDLFNAGLANIKANGEYDKIVKKYLGE
- a CDS encoding amino acid ABC transporter permease, giving the protein MIEIITVYGRLMLTAMGQTLLLALCGLFFACILGLIFGIMSVVRNTACNVIATIFVDVIRGVPMIVLAYFIFFGIPFFWNNILKIGGLTLTALTAGTICLALNCGAYMAEIIRAGIQSVDKGQMEAARSLGLSYATSMRRVVLPQAIRTMIPSIINQFIITLKDTSILSVIGFPELVNTTKNVVAVTFKSFQAWIIAGAMYLIVITLLSRLAKNFERRLNRGRD
- a CDS encoding amino acid ABC transporter ATP-binding protein; translation: MAETNKSKSPRIQVSHLSKKFGELEVLKDISMDIEEGEVVVILGPSGSGKSTFLRCLNRLETASGGSILINGYDICDKKIDINKARENIGMVFQHFNLFNNMDVMGNMMLAPTELKKFSKTEAAKRAEDLLTRVGMQDKIHAFPSQLSGGQKQRVAIARALAMNPNVMLFDEPTSALDPEMVGEVLAVMKQLAGEGMTMIVVTHEIGFAREVANRVVFMEGGYIVEEGSPDEVINHPKEARTIDFLSKVL
- a CDS encoding LacI family DNA-binding transcriptional regulator, whose product is MREKNITIYDIANEAGVSVATVSRVMTGKAKVSADKKDRVNSIIEKYSFKPNALAKGLTDTSRKLIGIMAADIQNPFYATLTASCSKAAEKAGYTVMMCNSDGDESQQTEQLEKLRQQQVDAIIQLGGFTDELVSNSDYVKLVNKICQTTPVVVTGKLDGSSCRRVNIDERKAVSLILDYLISLDHKKIALVGGHMEVTSTYEKYQKYLEILQEKNIEFNPDYVIQGGYSYDEGYRCAKDLMKVKNLPSAIIAINDISAAGVSRAVREAGLKIPKDISLVSYDNTYICSLFMPQLTSVGYDYAAFGEALVNTAIKSSLKDNIPLLQKIEPKLFIRESCAKAK
- a CDS encoding Ig-like domain-containing protein; its protein translation is MRSFWRKSVTALLAASMTVSTVVPNGIVTANAAETVDATVKLTPASASVFNDTDGDGLGEFQGWGTSLCWWANRIGYSDKLTEKAADAFYGDDGLRMNIGRYNIGGGDNVGEIEEVSENENADIYDLSSNILPTFSGSSMKISSSSSYSSATYSQSDADFGITAGNTVGTIQTIGWINALNADAGSGGNLHYTIPVEKSGNYTIKMLFTLAGSNSRGVSMQVTNDGTDSENKMETTNTYTVEADDVNSDIIVSSGNNNIYRVTFTDVELAEGDNKIDIGGAGSDWCLDYIKMAVIESGKEGTLPETSDFYHASHITRSDAAVPGYATDVTKIDLDEHDEAYYEDNFERADFECGYAWNYDWDADSNQFNVLLAAAEKSGEDFIAEAFSNSPPYFMTESGCSSGNIDANEDNLREDSYTAFATYLADIIAHWKKEGIVDFESVDAMNEPYTDYWGAYSNKQEGCHFDQGESQSDIIIELNKALSENGINDIVISASDETSIDTAITSYEALSDEAKDIVNRIDTHTYSGSKRSELCELAQNEGKNLWMSEVDGGSTAGTDAGEMGAALWLAERIKTDVSGLESSAWILWNAIDAHIDESEADWSSVDYTDEDALYDDIPLTEGYWGIAHANHDTEELLLTKKYYAYGQFSRYIRPGMTIIASSGDSLAAYDPDSKEVVIVAMNTDDEDQTWKFNLSDFSAIGEVTEAVRTSGDLESGENWADVKDSDDIELDSSKKTFTADIKANSITTYVVDGIDYDSSEETIVSVEDSNIYAVEGTTAVLPDTVTVMTSKNNEKEVEVDWDTEGVDLTEAGEITGDVDGYEITANLVFVEPNMQYFIDCNNSGSTSYTKMDEYADLFNEEPDKAYEEGSWGYLDSYGEYNSSDVDDAWASGWYAKTGQDIDYTIPLEKGDYKVSFGFKEWWWKSGRSMKVYSVDSEGTENLLGTTSTYNGSNGWNTPSYDLELDEADDMTFSVRKATSSDPVLSFIKVQHILELDELKSAMVSANEIDADSLAASKASRLKKLLASAQSAMLSSASSQADIDEINSEIETFIASDGAAYSESEIAANDYLLYLVDCASTDTATVPDDYKMGLYQSVTDQRYSEDSETGLKWGLAEDDENSIAIKGGSSDGTLTGTYYYTSPDISYVSGTSGFNYSFELPDRSNDDYQVTVGIKNPWSSRSVDIELEGETVADGITLGQSTLVENTYTTEVTDGELNVFVHNPDRTSQYADPIISYILVKAVPEYTLDSLKALLDSQAADMEGHEYSEDSQAVYDKAAAAAEALIDASSTDASAIEEAYDDLTDAFNALVEVFKTNYSSITGVSGDRIYDTDGFKIQAHGGQIQQFTINGETKYYWYGEDKTYSTDPVTGVHLYTSEDLYNWDDEGVVLKTIPVDDDAEELSVDLSVFEDNEYFKDLYSDYEGLEADDSTYDSKLEETYWNIAEDRCIMERPKVLYNEETGKYVMWWHCDGKTPVYTSSNYAKARAGVAISDNPAGPFKYLGAYKLAYSEDADHSYDSDSDELGAVRDMNLFKDDDGTAYISYSSDGNSNTYIAKLNDSYTGLIKDRDEMVQGEDFEIAFEGSSREASAMFKYNNKYYMITSGCTGWAANAASYAVADDPLGPWTTMGNPCTDTGYSTTYDTQSTCVFPVDAEAGKFIYMGDRWFNPDAGKDLSDSRYVWLPVEFLSGSKIALRRYSDWTLDELEDKGSFEVKTELPETVSSADALKRNLPDKVEIELTDGSKKTYEVEWDGFDEIGAMGTYEISGTLSNGREFSHSVNVVPEKTIYLFDLAAEELDYNTDYLTAARKFLNGRLKNTVSDDQKYSEENGAGYTGVLKSENSDDYDLGTKDSGESIWAHGFWAASNKSIDYKFDLEAGDYTVYTGYQEWWNTSRPSVITVTAENAGKLTSYEFTLSSSDDARLEAVSFSLENADSVTVSVAKTGSADPVMSFIGLVNDSMVIPETPEKEHEEETVPTDPEKETDPDKDDKPGKDTVSDDDSKKDTISDGDADKEPVSDDEKTDDSDKNTTSDNSSNDQTKDENAAAISANSPYGEKIYTDIINGVEVSIGYYDHAAYIGRKYQSAEDLGLSVSLNGHQVPTSAIKVKVSGKYVAGNSLKLSVTGVKNPAFAQMWKKVSKTIKSKSFEIEQYSMTVNGTVTKKKAADKTGQVIIKLGKNNKLKFAKAVVVYHNASGKEKKVLVKLKKSDIESVKSTDAGTLVSFCGNFSGSVIVD